From the genome of Acidobacteriota bacterium, one region includes:
- a CDS encoding type IV secretion system DNA-binding domain-containing protein, with product MGRHQERPILANDRTKEFLLELEKVLASKQRKLWKLLFHLSKQEVSNKQGKTAWSSDFSLLLHGREVLYGEETNSKRRPIPMEQSDKKIQQSSDVSVFAKTTFRGQGQLFGIKQIDRRSHMYIIGKTGTGKSTLLETMILQDLYAGRGFAVLDPHGDLVAKLKTLVPDSRQSEVIYFDPTNHEEVLGFNPLETITPKKRSLAASGLLEAFKKLWADSWGPRLEHILRNALLALLDFEEATLADVLRLFNDPAFRRRVVAESSNDQVRDFWQKEYEKYPARFQIEAIAPIQNKVGAFLTDPVLSRILTQPKSAFKLRQVMDEGRILLVNLSKGQLGEDSSSLLGSLLVSRIGLAAMSRADIPEVERKDFYLYMDEFHSFTTLSLTTMLSELRKYHVGLILANQYMAQLDQKIQDAILGNVGTIISFRLGLPDAEVLTKEFYPEFSATDLMNLPNQYIYLKLMIDGQVSKPFSAQTIQIAGGDNAERG from the coding sequence TTGGGTAGGCATCAAGAAAGACCGATTCTGGCAAATGACAGAACCAAAGAATTCCTCCTTGAGCTTGAAAAGGTGCTGGCTTCAAAGCAGAGAAAGCTTTGGAAGTTACTCTTCCACCTTAGCAAGCAAGAAGTTTCGAACAAGCAGGGAAAAACCGCCTGGAGCAGCGATTTTTCACTGCTTTTACATGGCCGAGAGGTTCTGTATGGTGAAGAGACCAACAGTAAGCGTCGCCCTATACCTATGGAACAATCCGATAAGAAAATTCAGCAGAGCAGCGATGTGTCGGTCTTTGCAAAAACTACCTTCCGCGGCCAAGGTCAACTCTTTGGCATCAAACAAATCGATCGCAGGTCGCACATGTATATCATCGGCAAGACCGGCACCGGGAAGTCGACGCTGCTTGAAACCATGATCTTGCAGGACTTATATGCCGGTCGCGGCTTTGCCGTGCTTGATCCGCACGGCGATTTGGTTGCAAAGCTCAAAACGCTTGTGCCGGACTCCCGGCAAAGCGAAGTTATCTACTTTGATCCAACCAACCACGAAGAAGTGCTCGGGTTTAACCCTTTGGAAACCATTACGCCGAAAAAACGGTCGTTGGCTGCCAGCGGTCTGCTGGAAGCTTTCAAAAAGCTTTGGGCGGATTCGTGGGGGCCCAGACTTGAACATATCTTGCGAAATGCGCTTCTGGCATTGTTGGATTTCGAGGAGGCGACGTTAGCGGATGTGCTGAGACTGTTTAATGACCCTGCGTTTCGCAGGCGAGTCGTTGCCGAGTCCAGCAATGACCAGGTGCGGGACTTCTGGCAAAAGGAATACGAAAAATATCCGGCTCGCTTTCAAATCGAAGCCATTGCACCAATTCAGAATAAGGTCGGGGCGTTTCTGACAGACCCGGTTCTAAGTCGGATTCTGACGCAGCCCAAAAGCGCCTTCAAACTGCGGCAAGTCATGGATGAAGGAAGAATCTTGCTGGTCAATCTCTCCAAGGGGCAACTCGGAGAAGACAGCTCAAGCCTGCTTGGCTCCCTCTTGGTTTCCCGAATTGGTCTGGCGGCGATGAGCCGGGCAGATATTCCGGAGGTAGAGCGCAAGGATTTCTATTTGTACATGGACGAGTTCCACAGCTTTACCACGCTAAGCCTCACTACCATGCTTTCAGAGCTTCGCAAATACCACGTGGGGCTAATTCTGGCCAATCAGTATATGGCTCAACTTGATCAAAAGATTCAAGATGCCATTTTAGGCAATGTTGGCACGATCATTTCTTTCCGGCTCGGGCTGCCTGATGCAGAAGTCTTAACCAAGGAATTCTACCCGGAGTTTTCAGCCACTGATTTGATGAATCTGCCCAATCAATACATCTACTTGAAACTCATGATCGATGGGCAGGTCTCAAAGCCCTTCAGCGCGCAGACCATTCAGATTGCCGGAGGGGACAATGCTGAGCGAGGTTAG
- a CDS encoding DUF2958 domain-containing protein — protein MQLLTAELRAQLPGIYSQVENRDPIVYTKFFIPKTRRVWFVIEGQEHDEGFTFFGYAKGRRLELKFFSMKTLLALSAAFGLPIQRDLRFTPAPWSEVKQREGLEDKARSFEPSELSPTFNWKQPLLWQRTPAGLKTNVPWLVKHHSPTGFEIGYAGSGPSDFALNAMATLFPCNGERVERCFEGAVSREAWLLHQRFKFAFLATADRSGGRIEWETIAAWLNKERQNDHKDNGA, from the coding sequence ATGCAACTGCTCACAGCGGAGCTGCGCGCGCAGCTTCCCGGAATCTACAGTCAGGTCGAAAATCGAGACCCGATTGTGTACACGAAATTCTTCATTCCCAAGACCAGACGCGTATGGTTTGTCATTGAAGGCCAGGAACACGATGAAGGATTCACCTTCTTTGGCTATGCCAAAGGCCGTCGCTTGGAACTAAAGTTCTTTTCCATGAAAACCTTGCTCGCCCTATCTGCCGCCTTTGGCTTGCCGATTCAGCGCGATCTGCGTTTTACGCCTGCCCCATGGAGCGAGGTCAAACAGCGGGAAGGGCTGGAAGACAAGGCCAGAAGCTTTGAACCATCAGAACTCTCGCCGACATTCAACTGGAAGCAGCCGCTTCTTTGGCAGCGCACACCAGCGGGGCTGAAAACAAATGTCCCTTGGCTTGTGAAGCATCATAGCCCGACGGGGTTTGAAATCGGCTATGCCGGTTCTGGTCCTTCTGACTTTGCTTTGAATGCAATGGCCACGCTGTTCCCTTGCAACGGAGAACGGGTAGAACGCTGCTTTGAGGGCGCAGTGAGCCGTGAAGCGTGGCTGCTCCATCAAAGATTCAAGTTCGCGTTTCTCGCCACCGCGGATCGCAGCGGCGGTCGCATCGAATGGGAAACAATTGCAGCTTGGCTGAACAAGGAGAGACAAAATGATCATAAAGATAACGGTGCATAA
- a CDS encoding ParB/RepB/Spo0J family partition protein, translating into MQNTQKKTTNGNGSGLLQMIPLSSIELLPGNPRQSGDPKKFAELVSSIKQSGVLQPILVREIKPENSGKAKFQLIAGERRVRASEKLGLKEIPAQVKTMTDAEALGARLIENLQREDIHPLDEAEGFLRFKEEMKLDIRSIANRVGKDARYIARRLALTNLIAEAKEDFRKERLTLGHTLELSRLAPEIQAEALAACYESKPVPKKQGEEYIYKPDKTRPAKSVQYLQGWLSQNVHLNLQKAPFKLDDQRLREDGLICHNCPQRSGHDKLLFADIKSSDTCLNPLCFQGKLQKLIQLTQASLAEKQEKPANLISSYYGSRTAEENVLGRDKYQLLQNKADRCELPSKRW; encoded by the coding sequence ATGCAAAACACTCAAAAGAAAACCACAAACGGCAACGGCTCTGGCTTGCTGCAAATGATTCCCTTGAGCAGCATCGAGCTTTTGCCTGGTAACCCACGGCAATCAGGCGATCCCAAAAAGTTCGCTGAACTGGTGAGCAGCATCAAGCAATCCGGCGTCTTGCAGCCAATCCTGGTGCGCGAGATCAAACCGGAAAATTCCGGCAAGGCAAAATTCCAACTCATTGCCGGAGAGCGCAGGGTTCGCGCCAGCGAGAAACTTGGCCTCAAAGAAATTCCGGCGCAGGTCAAAACAATGACTGATGCCGAAGCGTTGGGCGCAAGACTCATTGAAAACCTGCAGCGCGAGGACATCCATCCTCTTGATGAGGCAGAAGGGTTCCTGCGCTTCAAAGAAGAGATGAAGCTGGATATTCGAAGTATTGCCAATCGAGTGGGCAAAGACGCCCGCTATATCGCCCGTAGACTCGCACTGACCAATTTGATCGCGGAAGCCAAGGAAGATTTCCGCAAGGAGCGCCTGACGCTTGGTCATACCTTGGAGCTGAGTCGCCTGGCACCGGAAATTCAGGCAGAAGCGTTAGCCGCCTGCTATGAATCCAAGCCTGTGCCAAAGAAACAAGGTGAAGAGTATATCTACAAACCGGACAAGACGCGGCCTGCCAAATCAGTGCAGTATCTACAGGGTTGGCTCTCCCAAAATGTTCACCTCAATCTGCAAAAAGCTCCGTTCAAGCTGGATGACCAGCGCCTTAGAGAGGACGGATTGATTTGCCACAACTGCCCGCAGCGCAGCGGTCATGACAAGCTGCTATTTGCGGACATCAAAAGCAGTGACACCTGCCTGAATCCGCTTTGCTTTCAGGGCAAGCTGCAAAAGCTCATCCAGCTTACCCAGGCGAGCCTCGCAGAAAAGCAAGAAAAGCCAGCCAATCTCATTTCAAGCTACTACGGATCAAGAACGGCTGAAGAAAATGTGCTGGGCAGAGACAAATATCAGCTTCTGCAAAACAAGGCAGATCGCTGCGAGTTGCCGAGCAAGCGGTGGTAA